A single region of the Streptomyces caelestis genome encodes:
- a CDS encoding alpha/beta fold hydrolase: MAPFLAYEDKGPVTSRQPLVPLVLVHGHPFDRTMWAPQLGTFSAARRVIAPDLRGYGASPTTPAVTDFSRFARDIEALLDELGVESFVLAGLSMGGQIAMDCYRLFPGRVRGLVLADTFPAAETPEGVRTRDAMADRLLREGMRGYADEVLERMVAPYAPAEVKAHVHRMMTATSPEGAAAALRARARRPDYAALLARVTVPALVVVGTDDTYTPVSDARAMHAALPDSALHVIEGAAHMPNLERPAEFDRALGEFLARVDAARPGDVGRQQPSAAPPRL; this comes from the coding sequence ATGGCACCCTTCCTCGCATACGAGGACAAAGGCCCCGTAACCTCCCGGCAGCCCCTTGTCCCCCTGGTTCTCGTCCACGGCCACCCCTTCGACCGCACGATGTGGGCCCCGCAGCTCGGCACCTTCTCCGCGGCCCGCCGCGTCATCGCCCCCGACCTGCGCGGCTACGGCGCCTCCCCGACCACCCCCGCCGTCACGGACTTCTCGCGGTTCGCCCGGGACATCGAGGCCCTGCTCGACGAGTTGGGCGTGGAGTCCTTCGTCCTCGCCGGGCTGTCCATGGGCGGGCAGATCGCGATGGACTGCTACCGCCTGTTCCCCGGCCGCGTCCGCGGCCTGGTCCTCGCGGACACCTTCCCGGCGGCGGAGACCCCGGAGGGCGTGCGCACCCGCGACGCCATGGCGGACCGCCTCCTGCGCGAGGGCATGCGCGGCTACGCCGACGAGGTCCTGGAGCGGATGGTCGCCCCGTACGCCCCCGCCGAGGTCAAGGCGCACGTCCACCGCATGATGACGGCCACCTCCCCCGAGGGCGCCGCCGCGGCCCTGCGCGCCCGCGCCCGGCGCCCCGACTACGCCGCCCTGCTGGCCCGCGTGACCGTCCCGGCCCTGGTCGTCGTGGGAACCGACGACACCTACACCCCCGTCTCCGACGCCCGGGCCATGCACGCGGCCCTCCCGGACTCGGCCCTGCACGTGATCGAGGGCGCGGCCCACATGCCGAACCTCGAACGTCCCGCGGAGTTCGACAGGGCACTCGGGGAATTCCTGGCCCGCGTCGATGCTGCCCGGCCCGGGGACGTCGGCCGGCAGCAACCTTCCGCCGCCCCACCCCGTCTTTGA
- the metG gene encoding methionine--tRNA ligase — protein MAATGSEKQGAKAYYVSTPIYYVNDAPHLGHAYTTVAGDVLTRWHRQRGEKVWYLTGTDEHGQKIMRTAEANGVTPQAWADKLVTEAWKPLWEHLEIANDDFIRTTQKRHTDRVQEFVQDLYDKGEIYKGGYEGPYCVGCEEYKLPGELLDGEGDFAGQKLCPIHKKPVEILSEENYFFKLSEYGEKLLAHYEANPGFIQPESARNEVVNFVRQGLQDLSISRSTFDWGIPIPWDDKHVIYVWVDALLNYATAVGYNENQAKFEETFPADVHLVGKDILRFHAVIWPAMLMAQGLPLPGKIAANGWLMVGGEKMSKSNLTGIKPQDLTSHFGVDAYRWYFLRAIAFGQDGSFSWEDFSARYTSELANDYGNLASRVAAMVGKYFGGTLPEAAAAGEAERAIHEGLTKAVTEADRRIGEDLDFQGGILAIFDFVKQVNGYITEQEPWKVAKDTSDEGKARLATILYTAAESLRAVAVLLNPVMPDTSQKLWDSLGATASLGALADQTIGEAGEWGLLPAGTTVTKGAVLFPRLEEKPTA, from the coding sequence ATGGCGGCCACTGGATCCGAGAAGCAGGGGGCGAAGGCGTACTACGTCTCGACCCCCATCTACTACGTCAACGACGCTCCTCACCTGGGCCACGCCTACACGACCGTCGCAGGCGACGTGCTCACCCGCTGGCACCGCCAGCGCGGTGAGAAGGTGTGGTACCTCACCGGCACGGACGAGCACGGTCAGAAGATCATGCGCACGGCCGAAGCCAACGGGGTCACCCCCCAGGCGTGGGCCGACAAACTCGTCACCGAAGCGTGGAAGCCTCTCTGGGAGCACCTGGAGATCGCGAACGACGACTTCATCCGCACCACGCAGAAGCGGCACACCGACCGCGTCCAGGAGTTCGTCCAGGACCTGTACGACAAGGGCGAGATCTACAAGGGCGGCTACGAGGGCCCGTACTGCGTCGGCTGCGAGGAGTACAAGCTCCCCGGCGAGCTCCTCGACGGCGAGGGTGACTTCGCGGGCCAGAAGCTCTGCCCGATCCACAAGAAGCCGGTCGAGATCCTCAGCGAGGAGAACTACTTCTTCAAGCTGAGCGAGTACGGGGAGAAGCTCCTCGCCCACTACGAGGCGAACCCCGGCTTCATCCAGCCCGAGTCCGCGCGCAACGAGGTCGTGAACTTCGTACGGCAGGGCCTGCAGGACCTCTCCATCTCGCGCTCGACGTTCGACTGGGGCATCCCGATCCCGTGGGACGACAAGCACGTGATCTACGTGTGGGTCGACGCCCTGCTGAACTACGCCACGGCGGTCGGCTACAACGAGAACCAGGCCAAGTTCGAGGAGACCTTCCCGGCCGACGTGCACCTGGTCGGCAAGGACATCCTCCGCTTCCACGCGGTGATCTGGCCCGCGATGCTGATGGCACAAGGGCTCCCCCTCCCCGGCAAGATCGCCGCCAACGGCTGGCTGATGGTCGGCGGCGAGAAGATGTCGAAGTCGAACCTGACCGGCATCAAGCCGCAGGACCTGACCTCGCACTTCGGCGTGGACGCGTACCGCTGGTACTTCCTGCGCGCGATCGCCTTCGGCCAGGACGGCTCCTTCTCCTGGGAGGACTTCTCCGCCCGCTACACCAGCGAGCTGGCGAACGACTACGGCAACCTGGCGTCCCGCGTCGCGGCGATGGTGGGCAAGTACTTCGGCGGCACGCTGCCGGAGGCCGCGGCGGCCGGCGAGGCGGAGCGGGCGATCCACGAGGGCCTGACGAAGGCGGTCACGGAAGCGGACCGCCGGATCGGCGAGGACCTGGACTTCCAGGGCGGCATCCTGGCGATCTTCGACTTCGTCAAGCAGGTCAACGGCTACATCACGGAACAGGAGCCGTGGAAGGTCGCCAAGGACACCTCCGACGAGGGCAAGGCCCGCCTGGCGACGATCCTCTACACGGCCGCGGAGTCCCTCCGCGCGGTAGCGGTCCTCCTCAACCCGGTCATGCCGGACACCTCCCAGAAGCTCTGGGACTCGCTCGGCGCGACGGCCTCCCTCGGCGCCCTCGCGGACCAGACGATCGGCGAGGCCGGCGAGTGGGGCCTGCTCCCCGCCGGCACGACGGTCACCAAGGGCGCGGTCCTCTTCCCGCGCCTGGAGGAGAAGCCGACGGCGTAA
- a CDS encoding endonuclease/exonuclease/phosphatase family protein, translated as MDTAAAEWTATDGPEHRPPGRRLGAWCAALLFAAVSVAVGFRAADSDGVTPVPQVLAFLPWLLAPTGLALLLTLLSRWWLGTLWGVVLLGPLAWFIGPYGKVGDPAGRPVADLRVLTSNVEFGQGTGSLVAAVRREKPDIVFVQECEYECDARLKDDLSQDLPHRRAVEGGGSEGSVILSRFPLRPTDGVPGTMGMPGAIADVDGHPVRLQLAHPMPPLPGQVDLWNRELGALRDAATTDPGAPLILAGDFNASQDHAAFRRILDTGLSDAARLDDADRTATWPAVTAPAFGTQIDHVLVSKDFAADRTRVLDLADTDHRAVVTDLTLHSRR; from the coding sequence TTGGACACCGCCGCTGCCGAGTGGACCGCCACCGACGGGCCGGAGCACCGTCCGCCCGGACGGCGGCTCGGCGCCTGGTGCGCCGCCCTGCTGTTCGCCGCGGTGAGCGTGGCCGTCGGCTTCCGGGCGGCCGACAGCGACGGCGTCACGCCCGTCCCGCAGGTCCTCGCCTTCCTCCCCTGGCTGCTCGCGCCCACCGGCCTGGCGCTGCTGCTCACCCTGCTGTCCCGGTGGTGGCTCGGCACGCTCTGGGGAGTGGTCCTGCTCGGCCCGCTGGCCTGGTTCATCGGGCCGTACGGCAAGGTCGGCGACCCGGCCGGCCGCCCGGTCGCCGACCTGCGCGTGCTGACCTCGAACGTCGAGTTCGGGCAGGGCACCGGGTCCCTGGTCGCCGCCGTCCGCCGCGAGAAACCGGACATCGTCTTCGTACAGGAATGCGAATACGAGTGTGACGCGCGGCTGAAGGACGACCTCTCCCAGGACCTCCCGCACCGCCGGGCCGTCGAGGGCGGCGGCTCCGAGGGCTCCGTCATCCTCAGCCGCTTCCCGCTGCGTCCCACCGACGGCGTCCCCGGCACCATGGGCATGCCCGGGGCGATCGCCGACGTCGACGGGCATCCCGTACGACTCCAGCTCGCCCACCCCATGCCCCCGCTGCCCGGCCAGGTGGACCTCTGGAACAGGGAACTCGGCGCCCTGCGCGACGCGGCCACCACCGACCCCGGCGCCCCCCTGATCCTGGCCGGCGACTTCAACGCCTCCCAGGACCACGCCGCCTTCCGCCGCATCCTCGACACCGGCCTGAGCGACGCCGCCCGCCTGGACGACGCCGACCGCACGGCCACCTGGCCGGCCGTGACGGCCCCGGCGTTCGGCACGCAGATCGACCACGTCCTGGTGTCGAAGGACTTCGCGGCCGACCGCACGCGCGTCCTGGACCTGGCCGACACGGATCACCGGGCGGTGGTGACGGACCTGACGCTGCACTCACGCAGGTGA
- a CDS encoding PhoX family protein: MRKLLPLIGTPSGSHPGGRSAMTCRFRCGDACFHEVPNTSSNEYVGDVIAGALSRRSMMRAAAVVTVAAAGAGAVGVAQAPQADAAPAGTAAETARRTHKGARGLRFAAVAPNTADAVTVPEGYRQNIVIRWGEPILRGAPAFDPEKQTAKAQAGQFGYNCDFLALLPLPGERNRQLLVANHEYTDEVLMFRGYDSANPTREQAEIAWAAHGLSAVVVEGDRKTGKLTAVPRHQLNRRVTATTEFRLTGPVAGSELVKTSADPSGTKVLGTLNNCSGGVTPWGTTLHGEENFNQYFANSGRATDKRYGIGTGASERKWERFDKRFDVAQEPNEAHRFGYVVEFDPYDPGSTPRKHTALGRFKHEAATVRLTRDGRPVVYSGDDERFDYFYKFVGSKRMRHGSGRAVREHNLSLLDEGTLYVAKLTGDSPAIEIDGTGKLPNDGEFDGSGEWIPLATATADGAVSHVDGMSAEEVFVFTRLAGDKVGATKMDRPEDIEPNPVTGKVYVALTNNSNRGVGSNAKADEVNPRNANKHGHVLELTERWNRPESTRFAWSLFLVAGDPDDPATYFAGFPKEGVSPISCPDNVAFDPYGNLWISTDGAQLGSHDGLFGVATRGERRGELKQFLTVPKGAETCGPIIQDRRVLVAVQHPGEIDGASVEKPASTWPDGPGTYVRPAVVAVWRADGCDIGV, encoded by the coding sequence GTGCGAAAGCTGCTGCCGTTGATAGGAACGCCGTCCGGTTCGCACCCTGGCGGCCGGTCCGCCATGACCTGTCGTTTCCGGTGTGGTGACGCCTGCTTCCACGAGGTGCCCAACACCAGCTCCAACGAGTACGTCGGCGATGTGATCGCCGGTGCGCTCAGCCGGCGGTCGATGATGCGGGCCGCGGCTGTCGTGACCGTGGCTGCCGCCGGAGCGGGGGCCGTGGGTGTCGCGCAGGCTCCGCAGGCCGATGCCGCCCCGGCCGGCACCGCCGCCGAAACCGCTCGGCGTACACACAAGGGCGCGCGCGGGCTGCGCTTCGCGGCCGTCGCACCCAACACCGCCGACGCCGTGACCGTGCCGGAGGGGTACCGGCAGAACATCGTCATCCGCTGGGGCGAGCCCATCCTGCGCGGCGCGCCCGCCTTCGACCCGGAGAAGCAGACCGCCAAGGCGCAGGCGGGGCAGTTCGGGTACAACTGCGACTTCCTCGCGCTCCTTCCGCTGCCCGGGGAGCGGAACAGGCAGTTGCTCGTCGCCAATCATGAGTACACCGACGAGGTGCTCATGTTCCGGGGGTATGACTCCGCCAACCCGACCCGGGAGCAGGCTGAGATCGCCTGGGCCGCGCACGGTCTGTCCGCCGTCGTCGTGGAGGGGGACCGGAAGACCGGGAAGCTCACCGCCGTTCCGCGGCATCAGCTCAACCGGCGCGTCACCGCCACCACCGAGTTCCGGCTGACCGGGCCCGTCGCCGGGTCCGAGCTCGTGAAGACCTCCGCCGACCCGAGCGGCACCAAGGTGCTCGGCACCCTCAACAACTGCTCGGGCGGCGTGACGCCGTGGGGCACGACGCTGCACGGCGAGGAGAACTTCAACCAGTACTTCGCCAACAGCGGCCGGGCGACCGACAAGCGGTACGGCATCGGGACCGGGGCAAGCGAGCGGAAGTGGGAGCGGTTCGACAAGCGGTTCGACGTCGCCCAGGAGCCGAACGAGGCGCACCGGTTCGGGTATGTGGTGGAGTTCGACCCGTACGACCCCGGCTCCACGCCGCGCAAGCACACCGCCCTCGGGCGGTTCAAGCACGAGGCCGCCACCGTGCGGCTCACGCGCGACGGGCGGCCCGTCGTGTACTCGGGTGACGACGAGCGGTTCGACTACTTCTACAAGTTCGTCGGCAGCAAGCGGATGCGGCACGGCAGCGGCAGGGCCGTGCGGGAGCACAACCTCTCGCTGCTCGACGAGGGGACGCTGTACGTCGCCAAGCTCACCGGTGACTCCCCCGCCATCGAGATCGACGGCACGGGCAAGCTGCCGAACGACGGTGAGTTCGACGGGAGCGGCGAGTGGATTCCGCTGGCCACGGCCACCGCCGACGGTGCCGTCTCGCACGTGGACGGGATGAGCGCCGAGGAGGTGTTCGTCTTCACCCGTCTCGCCGGTGACAAGGTGGGCGCGACGAAGATGGACCGGCCCGAGGACATCGAGCCCAACCCCGTCACCGGCAAGGTGTACGTCGCCCTGACCAACAACAGCAACCGTGGTGTCGGCTCCAACGCCAAGGCGGACGAGGTCAATCCGCGCAACGCCAACAAGCACGGGCATGTCCTGGAGCTCACCGAGCGCTGGAACCGGCCCGAGAGCACCAGGTTCGCCTGGTCGCTGTTCCTCGTCGCCGGTGACCCGGACGACCCGGCGACCTACTTCGCCGGGTTCCCGAAGGAGGGCGTCAGCCCGATCTCCTGCCCGGACAACGTCGCCTTCGACCCCTACGGCAACCTGTGGATCTCCACCGACGGCGCCCAGCTCGGCTCGCACGACGGCCTGTTCGGCGTGGCGACCCGGGGTGAGCGGCGCGGTGAGCTGAAGCAGTTCCTGACCGTGCCGAAGGGTGCCGAGACCTGCGGTCCGATCATCCAGGACCGGCGCGTGCTGGTGGCCGTGCAGCACCCGGGCGAGATCGACGGCGCGTCCGTGGAGAAGCCGGCCAGCACCTGGCCCGACGGGCCCGGGACGTACGTCCGGCCGGCGGTCGTGGCCGTGTGGCGTGCGGACGGCTGCGACATCGGCGTCTGA
- a CDS encoding aminotransferase-like domain-containing protein, with protein MGDYRRIADRIADDIASGRLKPGQRLPPQRAFARRRGIASSTAGRVYGELVRRGLVVGEVGRGTFVRAAPDGPTGQALVEPGAADALVNLELSYPSAPGQPELLAPVLAPLLRPDVLAEALLPAAATGTESARETVATLLATPGWRPAPDRLLFTGNARQAIAAVLASLVRPGGRVGVEQLTYPLVKEIAGRLGIILVPLAGDAAGLLPEAVAAAHRSAPLSALYVQPTLHNPTSLTTTRPRLLQLARLVHDLNLPVVEDRIWSFLHEPGDPLAAHAPALTHVVDGLSKRVAPGLTVGFLVVPPHRAGAVAGAVRTGGWSAGRFALEAAVRWAGEGTVERLVAAKRADAARRQKILAEELAGFAVRSDPRAYFAWWELPAPWRADTFTAAAAAHGIAVTPGPAFAVARGHTPDAVRLGLASAPEADLRQALRTLARVAARRAGDRTGS; from the coding sequence ATGGGTGACTACCGCCGTATCGCCGACAGGATCGCCGACGACATCGCCAGCGGGCGGCTGAAGCCCGGTCAACGGCTGCCGCCGCAGCGGGCGTTCGCCCGGCGCCGGGGGATCGCCTCGTCGACGGCCGGGCGGGTGTACGGCGAACTCGTACGGCGTGGGCTGGTCGTCGGCGAGGTCGGGCGCGGCACCTTCGTCCGGGCCGCCCCGGACGGGCCGACGGGGCAGGCGCTCGTCGAGCCCGGCGCGGCCGACGCCCTGGTCAACCTGGAGCTCAGCTACCCCAGCGCGCCCGGCCAGCCGGAGCTCCTCGCCCCCGTGCTCGCGCCGCTGCTGCGTCCCGACGTGCTGGCCGAGGCACTGCTGCCGGCCGCCGCCACCGGTACCGAGTCCGCCCGGGAGACCGTGGCCACGCTCCTCGCCACCCCCGGCTGGCGCCCCGCCCCGGACCGCCTGCTGTTCACCGGCAACGCACGGCAGGCCATCGCCGCCGTGCTGGCCTCCCTGGTCCGGCCGGGTGGCCGGGTCGGCGTGGAGCAGTTGACATATCCGCTGGTCAAGGAGATCGCGGGGCGGCTGGGCATCATCCTGGTGCCGCTGGCCGGTGACGCGGCCGGGCTGCTCCCGGAGGCCGTCGCCGCCGCGCACCGTTCGGCGCCGCTGTCCGCCCTGTACGTGCAGCCGACGCTGCACAACCCGACGTCCCTGACGACGACTCGCCCTCGACTGCTGCAACTCGCCCGGCTGGTCCACGACCTGAACCTGCCGGTGGTGGAGGACCGCATCTGGTCCTTCCTGCACGAGCCGGGTGATCCGCTCGCCGCTCACGCCCCCGCCCTCACCCACGTCGTCGACGGCCTCTCCAAGCGGGTCGCGCCGGGGCTCACCGTCGGTTTCCTCGTCGTGCCGCCGCACCGGGCCGGGGCCGTGGCGGGTGCCGTGCGGACGGGCGGGTGGAGTGCGGGGCGGTTCGCGCTGGAGGCGGCCGTGCGGTGGGCCGGGGAGGGGACCGTGGAGCGGCTGGTGGCGGCCAAGCGGGCGGACGCGGCGCGCAGGCAGAAGATCCTCGCCGAGGAACTCGCGGGCTTCGCCGTACGGTCCGATCCGCGTGCCTACTTCGCCTGGTGGGAGCTGCCCGCTCCGTGGCGCGCGGACACCTTCACGGCGGCCGCCGCCGCGCACGGCATCGCCGTCACGCCCGGCCCCGCCTTCGCCGTGGCCCGCGGTCACACGCCCGACGCCGTCAGGCTCGGGCTCGCGTCGGCTCCGGAGGCGGATCTGCGGCAGGCGCTGCGGACGCTCGCGCGCGTCGCCGCGAGACGAGCCGGGGACCGTACCGGCTCGTGA
- a CDS encoding VWA domain-containing protein, with protein MGILTLLRNAFGRSRKSRTAEAEGAAQSTTTPVDTPPQESPASGTPTPAAADPKVPSPSPEPTPDPAPHVPEPRDEHDLVSMIFDNVTVPRPARPAEGEPGSTEEPGVADRPGGADRPGAEEQPRAEEQSAAVEEPTVTEQPTAVEEPVVREEPTVVEESAAEKPQVVEEPTVAEKPATVAPEAEAGAEAEATSAVEEPADAEKPTEEATAEKPVTEEPTAPEEATAEKATETEKPTVAEAPTPEELESSSAPEPAAPEKPEDKAQAEPETPAVPQPDAEPTAEAEPTAAPKAKLAPEAEPEATSDAKPTTEADATVEAEPTTDATVEAEPTTEAEPKAEAEPKAEAEPKAEAEPKAEAEPKAEAEPKAKPVDAPSAADGESAPQGPPAPDGESSTDGAGGNDTAEAEGEAATPDATTPAVPLARIKTHAATLTTAYKAATTTLKQHNLTGTRAKVYLVLDRSASMRPYYKDGSAQALAEQTLALAAHLDPEATVPVFFFSTELDGTGEITLTDHENKIDDLHAGLGRMGRTSYHAAVEAVLAHHGKEAIPGTPALVIFQTDGAPDAKTPATQSLTEAAKTHPAVFFSFVAFGDPENKAFDYLRKLKTPNTSHFLAGETPRELTDKELYEGVLANWRP; from the coding sequence ATGGGCATTCTCACTCTCTTGCGGAACGCGTTCGGACGGTCACGCAAGTCACGGACCGCCGAGGCGGAGGGTGCGGCGCAGTCCACGACGACCCCGGTAGACACGCCTCCCCAGGAATCACCGGCGTCCGGGACCCCCACGCCCGCCGCGGCGGACCCGAAGGTCCCGTCCCCCTCCCCGGAACCGACCCCCGATCCGGCACCCCACGTCCCGGAACCCCGCGACGAACACGACCTCGTGTCAATGATCTTCGACAATGTGACGGTGCCGAGGCCTGCGCGGCCTGCGGAGGGGGAGCCGGGAAGTACGGAGGAGCCGGGGGTCGCGGATCGGCCGGGGGGTGCGGATCGGCCGGGGGCCGAGGAGCAGCCCAGGGCTGAGGAGCAGTCGGCGGCCGTCGAGGAGCCGACGGTGACGGAGCAGCCGACGGCCGTCGAGGAGCCGGTTGTCCGGGAGGAGCCGACGGTTGTCGAGGAGTCGGCGGCGGAGAAGCCGCAGGTTGTAGAGGAGCCGACGGTCGCGGAGAAGCCTGCGACGGTGGCGCCGGAGGCTGAGGCTGGGGCAGAAGCGGAGGCCACGTCGGCGGTGGAGGAGCCGGCGGACGCCGAAAAGCCGACGGAGGAGGCCACGGCGGAGAAGCCGGTCACCGAGGAGCCGACGGCGCCGGAAGAGGCCACGGCGGAGAAGGCGACCGAGACGGAGAAGCCGACCGTCGCCGAGGCCCCGACGCCCGAGGAACTCGAGTCCTCGTCGGCCCCTGAGCCCGCAGCACCGGAGAAGCCCGAGGACAAGGCCCAGGCCGAGCCCGAGACGCCCGCAGTCCCGCAGCCCGATGCCGAGCCGACGGCAGAAGCCGAACCGACGGCAGCCCCCAAGGCGAAGCTCGCGCCCGAGGCCGAGCCCGAGGCGACCTCCGACGCCAAGCCGACGACCGAGGCGGACGCAACAGTCGAGGCGGAGCCGACGACCGACGCAACAGTCGAGGCGGAGCCGACGACCGAGGCCGAGCCGAAGGCCGAGGCCGAGCCGAAGGCCGAGGCCGAGCCGAAGGCCGAGGCCGAGCCGAAGGCCGAGGCCGAGCCGAAGGCCGAGGCCGAGCCGAAGGCCAAGCCGGTGGACGCTCCCTCAGCCGCCGACGGCGAGTCCGCCCCACAGGGGCCACCCGCACCCGACGGCGAAAGCAGCACGGATGGTGCGGGTGGGAACGACACGGCCGAAGCCGAAGGCGAGGCCGCGACACCGGACGCCACCACCCCCGCCGTCCCCCTCGCCCGCATCAAAACCCACGCCGCCACCCTCACCACCGCCTACAAGGCCGCCACCACCACCCTCAAGCAGCACAACCTCACCGGGACCCGCGCCAAGGTCTACCTCGTCCTCGACCGCTCCGCCTCCATGCGCCCGTACTACAAGGACGGCTCCGCCCAGGCCCTCGCCGAACAAACCCTCGCCCTCGCGGCCCACCTCGACCCCGAGGCCACCGTCCCTGTCTTCTTCTTCTCCACCGAACTCGACGGCACCGGCGAAATCACCCTCACCGACCACGAGAACAAGATCGACGACCTGCACGCCGGCCTCGGCCGCATGGGCCGCACCAGCTACCACGCAGCCGTCGAAGCGGTCCTCGCCCACCACGGCAAGGAAGCGATCCCCGGCACCCCGGCCCTGGTGATCTTCCAGACGGACGGCGCCCCCGACGCCAAGACCCCCGCCACCCAGTCCCTCACCGAGGCCGCCAAGACCCACCCCGCCGTCTTCTTCTCCTTCGTCGCCTTCGGCGACCCGGAGAACAAGGCCTTCGACTACCTCCGCAAGCTCAAGACCCCCAACACGTCCCACTTCCTCGCCGGCGAAACCCCCCGCGAACTCACGGACAAGGAGCTCTACGAGGGCGTACTGGCGAACTGGCGGCCGTAG